The Brassica oleracea var. oleracea cultivar TO1000 chromosome C6, BOL, whole genome shotgun sequence genome includes a region encoding these proteins:
- the LOC106297014 gene encoding serine/arginine-rich SC35-like splicing factor SCL33 isoform X1, whose amino-acid sequence MRGRSYTPSPPRGYGRRGRTSPSPRGGRYGGRSVDLPTSLLVRNLSHDCRQEDLRRSFEQFGPLKDMSMPRDYYTGLVLFSRLRRRIKDAMLLDMFHVCVN is encoded by the exons ATGAGGGGAAGGAGCTACACTCCGTCACCACCAAGGGGTTATGGGAGGAGGGGTCGAACAAGCCCAAGCCCTAGAGGAG GCCGTTATGGAGGTCGTAGTGTGGACCTCCCGACCAGTCTTTTGGTTCGCAATCTAAGCCATGACTGCAG GCAAGAAGATCTCAGGAGGTCGTTTGAGCAGTTCGGGCCTCTTAAGGACATGTCTATGCCAAGGGATTACTATACTGG ACTTGTACTTTTCAGTCGCCTAAGGAGAAGGATCAAGGATGCAATGTTGCTTGATATGTTTCATGTGTGTGTTAATTGA
- the LOC106297014 gene encoding serine/arginine-rich SC35-like splicing factor SCL33 isoform X2, with the protein MRGRSYTPSPPRGYGRRGRTSPSPRGGRYGGRSVDLPTSLLVRNLSHDCRQEDLRRSFEQFGPLKDMSMPRDYYTGRLRRRIKDAMLLDMFHVCVN; encoded by the exons ATGAGGGGAAGGAGCTACACTCCGTCACCACCAAGGGGTTATGGGAGGAGGGGTCGAACAAGCCCAAGCCCTAGAGGAG GCCGTTATGGAGGTCGTAGTGTGGACCTCCCGACCAGTCTTTTGGTTCGCAATCTAAGCCATGACTGCAG GCAAGAAGATCTCAGGAGGTCGTTTGAGCAGTTCGGGCCTCTTAAGGACATGTCTATGCCAAGGGATTACTATACTGG TCGCCTAAGGAGAAGGATCAAGGATGCAATGTTGCTTGATATGTTTCATGTGTGTGTTAATTGA